A region of Streptomyces deccanensis DNA encodes the following proteins:
- the dnaB gene encoding replicative DNA helicase, with amino-acid sequence MSISEPLDDPWADSGPSDRLPPSRRRPDGDRSRDERHDRGRDNREWDGGGSAFERVPPQDLDAEQSVLGGMLLSKDAIADVVEILKGPDFYKPAHETIYQAILDVYAKGEPADPITIAAELTKRGEITKVGGASYLHTLVQTVPTAANAEYYAEIVHERAVLRRLVEAGTRITQMGYAADDDVDEIVNRAQAEIFAVTEQRTTEDYLPLGDIMEGALDEIEAIGSRSGEMTGVPTGFTDLDQLTNGLHPGQMIIIAARPAMGKSTLALDFARACSIKHNMPSVIFSLEMGRNEIAMRLLSAEARVALHHMRSGTMTDEDWTRLARRMPDVSAAPLYIDDSPNLSMMEIRAKCRRLKQRNDLKLVIIDYLQLMQSGGKRSESRQQEVSDMSRNLKLLAKELELPVIALSQLNRGPEQRTDKKPMVSDLRESGSIEQDADMVILLHREDAYEKESPRAGEADIIVGKHRNGPTATITVAFQGHYSRFVDMAQT; translated from the coding sequence GTGAGCATTTCCGAGCCCTTGGACGACCCGTGGGCCGACAGCGGGCCCAGTGATCGTCTGCCCCCTTCCCGTCGGCGTCCGGACGGCGACCGGAGCAGGGACGAGCGGCACGACCGGGGCCGGGACAACAGGGAGTGGGACGGCGGAGGTTCGGCCTTCGAGCGCGTACCTCCGCAGGACCTCGATGCCGAGCAGTCCGTCCTCGGCGGCATGCTGCTGTCCAAGGACGCCATCGCCGACGTGGTCGAGATCCTCAAGGGTCCCGACTTCTACAAGCCTGCGCACGAAACCATCTACCAGGCGATTCTCGACGTCTACGCCAAGGGCGAGCCCGCCGACCCCATCACCATCGCCGCCGAACTCACCAAACGCGGCGAGATCACCAAGGTGGGTGGCGCCTCCTATCTGCACACGCTCGTCCAGACGGTGCCGACGGCGGCGAACGCCGAGTACTACGCGGAGATCGTCCACGAGCGGGCCGTCCTGCGTCGCCTGGTCGAGGCCGGCACTCGCATCACGCAGATGGGATACGCGGCCGACGACGACGTGGACGAGATCGTCAACAGAGCCCAGGCCGAGATCTTCGCCGTGACCGAGCAGCGCACGACCGAGGACTATCTGCCGCTCGGCGACATCATGGAGGGCGCGCTCGACGAGATCGAGGCAATCGGCTCGCGGTCGGGGGAGATGACCGGTGTACCGACCGGCTTCACGGACCTCGACCAGCTCACCAACGGCCTGCACCCTGGCCAGATGATCATCATCGCGGCCCGTCCCGCGATGGGTAAGTCCACACTGGCGCTGGACTTCGCGCGCGCTTGTTCGATCAAGCACAACATGCCGAGTGTGATCTTCTCGCTCGAGATGGGGCGCAACGAGATCGCCATGCGTCTGCTGTCGGCCGAGGCACGCGTGGCCCTTCACCACATGCGCTCCGGCACGATGACGGACGAGGACTGGACGCGGCTGGCACGCCGGATGCCGGACGTGTCGGCCGCGCCGCTCTACATCGACGACTCCCCGAACCTGTCGATGATGGAGATCCGGGCCAAGTGCCGGCGCCTGAAGCAGCGCAACGACCTGAAGCTCGTCATCATCGACTATCTGCAGCTGATGCAGTCCGGTGGCAAGCGCTCCGAGAGCCGCCAGCAGGAGGTCTCCGACATGTCGCGAAACCTGAAGCTGCTGGCCAAGGAGCTCGAGCTGCCGGTGATCGCCCTGTCGCAGCTCAACCGTGGCCCCGAGCAGCGTACGGACAAGAAGCCCATGGTCTCCGACCTGCGTGAGTCGGGATCGATCGAGCAGGACGCCGACATGGTGATCCTGCTGCACCGCGAGGACGCCTACGAGAAGGAGTCGCCGCGCGCCGGCGAGGCCGACATCATCGTGGGCAAGCACCGTAACGGTCCGACGGCCACGATCACGGTCGCCTTCCAGGGCCACTACTCGCGGTTCGTGGACATGGCGCAGACCTGA
- a CDS encoding GNAT family N-acetyltransferase, with translation MGDLEIRPATENDVPEIVAMLADDPLGAQRESPDDLAPYLTALERLRGDPHQHVVVAVRQGRVVGTLQLTIVPGLSRRGSTRAIIEGVRVHDEERGSGLGSRLIEWAIESSRAQGCQLVQLTSDATRTEAHRFYERLGFEASHVGFKLPL, from the coding sequence ATGGGAGATCTGGAGATTCGCCCGGCGACCGAGAACGACGTCCCGGAGATCGTCGCGATGTTGGCCGACGACCCCTTGGGCGCACAGCGCGAGTCACCGGACGACCTGGCTCCCTATCTCACCGCTCTGGAACGTCTCCGTGGTGACCCGCACCAACACGTGGTGGTCGCCGTCCGTCAGGGCCGCGTCGTCGGGACGCTCCAGCTGACGATCGTTCCGGGACTCTCTCGACGCGGTTCCACCCGGGCGATCATCGAAGGCGTACGGGTCCACGACGAGGAGCGCGGCAGCGGCCTCGGTTCACGGCTCATCGAGTGGGCGATCGAGTCATCACGGGCTCAGGGCTGTCAGTTGGTCCAGCTGACGTCCGATGCCACACGCACCGAGGCCCACCGGTTCTATGAGCGGCTCGGCTTCGAGGCCAGCCATGTGGGCTTCAAACTGCCGCTGTGA
- a CDS encoding serine hydrolase domain-containing protein, whose amino-acid sequence MTTPHEELLPATRRALLHRIAVAQTEGRAPSLVAAVVRGGETVWNGARTSVDGHGPDANVQYRIGSITKTFTAVLVMRLRDEGALDLGDPLEKHLPGTGAGEATIAELLAHTAGLAAESPSPWWERTPGSLRPELADVLGEQPHRHPVGRRFHYSNPGFTLLGALVEQLRGAPWEEVLRREVLEPLGLSRTTWHREAPHAGGWAVHPWADVMLPEQVEDLGRMGPAGQLWSTAGDLARFAVFLARGDERVLRAESLLEMRTPAAPGEAADVVAGAAYGLGMQLQHRDGRFLVGHGGSVPGFLAQLTISVEDDVAAVVLTNCTSGPVVSEVAADLVRIVAEAEPRIPEPWRPLAEVDRSVLELVGPWYWGTYSFVLRLTAEGGLSLEPLAATLRGARFRRNDDGSWTGLNGYFAGELLRAVRRPDGTVSHLDLGSFVFTRQPYDEGAPVPGGVDPEGWRAIG is encoded by the coding sequence ATGACAACACCTCACGAAGAGCTGCTACCTGCCACGCGTCGGGCGCTGCTGCACCGCATCGCCGTCGCTCAGACCGAGGGCCGGGCACCGTCACTGGTCGCGGCGGTGGTCCGGGGCGGGGAGACGGTGTGGAACGGGGCGCGGACCTCGGTGGACGGGCACGGGCCGGACGCGAACGTGCAGTACCGGATCGGTTCGATCACCAAGACCTTCACCGCTGTTCTGGTCATGCGGCTGCGTGACGAGGGCGCCCTGGATCTCGGTGACCCGTTGGAGAAGCATCTGCCGGGCACCGGCGCGGGGGAGGCGACCATCGCCGAACTGCTCGCGCACACGGCAGGGCTTGCGGCGGAGTCCCCCTCGCCCTGGTGGGAGCGGACCCCGGGGTCCCTGCGTCCGGAGCTCGCCGATGTGCTCGGGGAGCAGCCCCACCGCCATCCCGTAGGCCGTCGCTTCCACTACTCCAACCCGGGCTTCACGCTGCTCGGTGCGCTCGTCGAGCAGTTGCGTGGTGCTCCTTGGGAAGAAGTTCTGCGACGAGAGGTGCTGGAACCCCTTGGGCTGAGTCGCACGACATGGCACCGGGAGGCACCGCATGCCGGTGGCTGGGCCGTGCACCCCTGGGCGGACGTGATGCTGCCGGAGCAGGTCGAGGACCTGGGACGCATGGGGCCCGCAGGGCAACTCTGGTCCACGGCAGGTGACTTGGCCCGCTTCGCGGTCTTCCTGGCGAGGGGGGACGAGCGCGTTTTGCGTGCGGAGTCGCTCCTGGAGATGCGGACGCCGGCAGCGCCGGGGGAGGCCGCCGATGTGGTCGCCGGAGCGGCGTACGGGCTCGGGATGCAGCTTCAGCACCGAGACGGCAGGTTCCTCGTCGGTCACGGAGGCTCGGTGCCCGGCTTCCTCGCCCAGCTCACCATCAGTGTCGAGGACGATGTGGCTGCCGTCGTGCTGACCAACTGCACCTCAGGACCGGTGGTGTCGGAAGTGGCTGCCGACCTCGTACGCATCGTGGCGGAGGCCGAGCCGCGGATCCCCGAGCCATGGCGGCCGCTGGCCGAGGTGGACCGGTCGGTCCTGGAGCTGGTCGGTCCTTGGTACTGGGGGACGTACAGCTTCGTGCTGCGGCTCACCGCCGAGGGAGGTCTCTCACTGGAGCCGCTGGCTGCCACCCTGCGCGGTGCTCGTTTCCGACGTAACGACGACGGCAGTTGGACGGGGCTCAACGGCTATTTCGCGGGAGAGCTCCTGCGGGCCGTACGGAGGCCCGACGGGACCGTGAGCCACCTGGACCTCGGATCGTTCGTGTTCACGCGTCAGCCGTACGACGAGGGGGCTCCGGTGCCCGGTGGAGTGGATCCCGAGGGGTGGCGCGCGATCGGGTAA
- a CDS encoding MFS transporter: MPLALLALAIGAFGIGTTEFVIMGVLPEVAGDFDVSIPTAGLLVTGYALGVVLGAPIMTTLGTRVSRKRMLMLLMGLFIAGNLLSTLAPAYSVMLLGRVVASLAHGAFFGIGSVVAADLVAPDRKAGALAMMFSGLTVANVVGVPLGTLIGQTVGWRVTFAGVTALGVVGLLGIARLVPEMPRPTEVRLRHELAAFKNVQVLLAMAMTVLGFGGVFAAVTYVAPMMTHVAGFADSSVTWLLVLFGLGMVGGNLVGGTYADRALMPMLYVSLGALAVVLALFSFTAHDKIAAAVTLALVGALGFATVPPLQKRVLDQAHGAPTLASAVNIGAFNLGNALAAWLGGLVIDAGLGYTAPNWVGAALAASALALAFVAAALERRQSVIGTVVAESTGADARRTPAHH; encoded by the coding sequence ATGCCTCTCGCGCTTCTGGCTCTCGCGATCGGGGCCTTCGGCATCGGAACGACCGAGTTCGTGATCATGGGTGTGCTGCCCGAGGTCGCCGGCGACTTCGATGTCTCCATCCCCACCGCGGGGCTGCTCGTGACCGGCTACGCACTTGGTGTCGTGCTCGGAGCGCCGATCATGACCACCCTGGGCACGCGGGTGTCCCGCAAACGGATGCTCATGCTGCTGATGGGGCTGTTCATCGCGGGCAACCTGCTCTCCACGCTCGCCCCCGCCTACTCCGTCATGCTCCTCGGGCGTGTGGTCGCCTCCCTGGCGCACGGGGCCTTCTTCGGTATCGGCTCGGTGGTCGCGGCCGACCTCGTCGCCCCGGACCGCAAGGCCGGTGCTCTCGCGATGATGTTCAGCGGCCTGACCGTCGCGAACGTCGTCGGAGTGCCCCTGGGCACTCTGATCGGACAGACCGTCGGCTGGCGGGTCACCTTCGCCGGGGTCACGGCGCTGGGCGTCGTCGGGTTGTTGGGCATCGCCAGGCTGGTTCCCGAGATGCCCAGGCCGACAGAGGTCCGCCTCCGGCACGAGCTGGCCGCGTTCAAGAACGTTCAGGTTCTGCTGGCCATGGCGATGACTGTGCTGGGCTTCGGAGGGGTGTTCGCGGCAGTCACCTACGTCGCGCCGATGATGACGCATGTCGCCGGCTTCGCCGACTCCTCCGTCACCTGGCTCCTCGTTCTCTTCGGCCTGGGCATGGTCGGCGGCAACCTGGTGGGCGGCACGTACGCGGATCGCGCGCTGATGCCCATGCTGTACGTCTCGCTGGGCGCGCTGGCCGTCGTCCTCGCCCTGTTCTCATTCACCGCCCACGACAAGATCGCCGCCGCAGTGACCCTGGCACTGGTCGGCGCGCTGGGCTTCGCGACCGTACCGCCGTTGCAGAAGCGGGTCCTCGACCAGGCGCACGGCGCACCGACGCTGGCCTCGGCCGTGAACATAGGTGCCTTCAACCTCGGCAACGCGCTCGCCGCCTGGCTCGGCGGCCTCGTCATCGACGCGGGTCTCGGCTACACGGCACCCAACTGGGTAGGAGCCGCTCTCGCCGCGAGCGCGCTCGCGCTGGCGTTCGTCGCGGCGGCGCTGGAGCGCAGGCAGAGCGTCATCGGCACGGTCGTCGCGGAATCCACGGGAGCGGACGCCCGACGGACACCCGCCCACCACTGA
- a CDS encoding MATE family efflux transporter, which yields MVLMTQASATTRATRRRHDREIITLAVPAFGALVAEPLFLMVDTAIVGHLGTAQLAGLGVASALLVTAVSVFVFLAYATTAAVARRVGAGDLRAAIRQGMDGIWLALLLGAAVVAVVVPTAPTLVALFGSSDTAAPYATTYLRISALGIPAMLVVLAATGVLRGLQDTKTPLYVAVAGFVANGALNAGLVYGADLGIAGSAWGTVIAQLGMAGAYLWVVFRGARRHDASLRPDIAGIRASAQAGVPLLVRTLSLRAILMIATAVAARLGDEDIAAHQIILSLWSLLAFALDAIAIAGQAIIGRYLGAGDAQGARDACRRMVQWGVATGFLLGLLVVAARPLFIPLFTSDPTVQETALPALIVVALAQPISGIVFVLDGVLMGAGDGPYLAWAMLLTLAIFVPTALLIPTFGGGLTALWGAMTLMMTTRMLTLWLRSRSGLWIVTGATR from the coding sequence TTGGTGCTCATGACACAGGCTTCCGCGACCACCAGGGCCACGCGACGTCGGCATGATCGAGAGATCATCACGCTGGCCGTTCCGGCCTTCGGCGCGCTCGTCGCCGAGCCACTCTTCCTCATGGTCGACACCGCCATCGTCGGCCACCTCGGCACCGCGCAACTGGCCGGTCTCGGTGTCGCCTCGGCCCTCCTCGTCACTGCGGTGAGCGTCTTCGTCTTCCTCGCCTACGCCACCACGGCCGCCGTCGCACGGCGCGTCGGAGCCGGCGATCTGCGCGCCGCCATCCGCCAGGGCATGGACGGTATCTGGCTCGCTCTCCTGCTGGGAGCAGCCGTCGTCGCGGTCGTCGTCCCGACGGCCCCCACCCTGGTGGCCCTCTTCGGATCTTCGGACACCGCGGCCCCCTACGCCACGACCTATCTGCGGATCTCGGCCCTCGGCATCCCGGCCATGCTCGTCGTGCTGGCCGCCACGGGTGTCCTGCGCGGCCTCCAGGACACCAAGACACCTCTGTACGTCGCCGTGGCGGGCTTCGTCGCCAACGGCGCCCTGAACGCAGGCCTCGTCTACGGAGCCGACCTGGGTATCGCAGGCTCCGCATGGGGCACGGTCATCGCCCAACTCGGCATGGCTGGCGCATACCTCTGGGTCGTGTTCCGCGGCGCCCGCAGACACGACGCCTCACTGCGTCCGGACATCGCCGGCATACGAGCCTCGGCTCAGGCGGGTGTACCTCTCCTGGTGCGTACGCTCTCGCTGCGGGCGATCCTCATGATCGCCACCGCGGTGGCGGCCCGCCTCGGAGACGAGGACATCGCCGCTCACCAGATCATCCTCTCCCTCTGGAGCCTGCTCGCCTTCGCTCTGGACGCGATCGCCATCGCCGGGCAGGCCATCATCGGCCGCTACCTCGGCGCTGGAGACGCCCAAGGAGCCCGCGATGCCTGCCGCCGGATGGTTCAGTGGGGAGTCGCCACAGGCTTCTTGCTCGGACTCCTGGTGGTCGCCGCCCGGCCGTTGTTCATCCCGCTCTTCACCAGCGATCCGACAGTCCAGGAAACGGCACTGCCCGCTCTGATCGTGGTGGCGCTCGCCCAACCGATCTCCGGCATCGTCTTCGTGCTCGACGGCGTACTGATGGGCGCGGGAGACGGTCCCTACCTCGCCTGGGCCATGCTCCTGACCCTGGCGATCTTCGTCCCGACCGCCCTGCTCATCCCCACCTTCGGCGGCGGTCTGACCGCCCTCTGGGGCGCCATGACGCTGATGATGACGACACGCATGCTGACTCTTTGGCTGCGCTCCCGGTCCGGACTCTGGATCGTCACCGGGGCGACCCGCTGA
- a CDS encoding GNAT family N-acetyltransferase, translating to MSTPFPTPLPIRRLTLRDLVACADLSEDRGWPREEHKWGLLLSAGTGYGIDDPEGGLITACVVTEYGPAGRPDLGAIGMVLVAERHARQGIGRRLMRHVLAEMGTTPLTLHATPHGRPLYEELGFKVTGRAEMVRGHFTAGGADPAVSTRPATAEDLPTILRLDAEVFGTDRTHVLTRLPAFADQLRVAEENGRIIGYAAAWPNLNDQVVGPLIARDTEAAKALIASLAAHTDRPLRTDVDVRHEELLTWVKERGLVSIAFNAVMTYGISELPGDWARRYAPLTVAAG from the coding sequence GTGTCGACACCATTCCCCACTCCTCTGCCCATTCGCCGTCTGACGCTTCGCGATCTCGTCGCCTGCGCCGACCTGTCCGAGGATCGGGGCTGGCCTCGCGAGGAGCACAAGTGGGGGCTGCTGCTGTCGGCCGGCACGGGATACGGCATCGATGACCCCGAGGGCGGGCTGATCACTGCCTGCGTCGTCACCGAGTACGGCCCTGCGGGTCGCCCGGATCTGGGAGCGATCGGCATGGTGCTGGTCGCCGAGCGGCACGCCCGCCAGGGCATCGGGCGCCGCCTGATGCGGCACGTCCTCGCGGAGATGGGCACGACACCGCTGACCCTGCACGCCACACCGCACGGACGCCCGCTCTATGAGGAGCTGGGCTTCAAGGTCACCGGACGGGCCGAGATGGTGCGCGGGCACTTCACGGCAGGGGGTGCGGACCCCGCGGTGTCCACTCGCCCGGCCACGGCCGAGGATCTCCCCACGATCCTCCGGCTCGACGCAGAGGTGTTCGGCACGGACCGCACCCACGTCCTCACCCGACTGCCCGCCTTCGCTGACCAACTGCGCGTCGCGGAGGAGAACGGCCGAATCATCGGATACGCGGCCGCCTGGCCCAATCTGAACGACCAGGTCGTCGGTCCACTGATCGCCCGCGACACGGAGGCGGCGAAGGCACTCATCGCCTCCCTCGCCGCCCACACGGACCGGCCCTTGCGCACCGACGTCGACGTTCGCCACGAGGAGCTGCTGACGTGGGTGAAGGAACGTGGCCTGGTGTCGATCGCCTTCAACGCCGTGATGACGTACGGGATCTCCGAGCTGCCAGGTGACTGGGCCCGGCGCTACGCCCCACTGACCGTGGCGGCGGGCTGA
- a CDS encoding MarR family winged helix-turn-helix transcriptional regulator translates to MTATDPALTALAQGWCALSLLHGRIEAHIERALQAGHDLSVREYSLLDVLSRQHDGEGGHLQMKQVADAVVLSQSATTRLVTRLEDRGLLARYLCPTDRRGIYTDVSETGLQLLAAARPTNDAALREALDAAAENPELAPLVRVVESLNVPA, encoded by the coding sequence ATGACAGCGACGGATCCCGCGCTCACCGCCCTGGCACAGGGCTGGTGCGCTCTCTCCCTGCTGCACGGTCGGATCGAGGCCCACATCGAACGCGCACTGCAGGCCGGACACGACCTGAGCGTGCGTGAGTACTCCCTGCTGGACGTGCTGAGTCGACAGCACGACGGCGAGGGTGGGCACCTCCAGATGAAGCAGGTCGCCGACGCGGTCGTCCTCAGCCAGAGCGCGACCACCCGCCTGGTCACCCGGCTCGAGGATCGCGGACTGCTTGCGCGCTACCTCTGCCCGACCGACCGTCGGGGCATCTACACCGATGTCTCCGAAACGGGCCTGCAACTCCTCGCGGCAGCACGCCCCACCAACGACGCCGCCCTGCGTGAGGCCCTGGACGCGGCCGCCGAGAACCCCGAACTGGCCCCACTCGTCCGCGTCGTGGAGTCGCTGAACGTGCCCGCGTAG